One Candidatus Saccharibacteria bacterium RAAC3_TM7_1 genomic region harbors:
- a CDS encoding hypothetical protein (RAAC3_TM7_1_351) — protein sequence MGEQLSIREIDEQLKQFLDEPLAEIALAGTVEL from the coding sequence ATGGGCGAGCAGCTATCGATTCGCGAAATTGATGAACAACTGAAACAGTTCCTCGACGAACCGCTTGCAGAGATTGCACTTGCGGGAACCGTCGAACTGTAA
- a CDS encoding hypothetical protein (RAAC3_TM7_1_350) — MNANAILTDEMTLEEKLAAIDQAMANAQAQANEEAAANGQMAAPLDPASLTICDGCE; from the coding sequence ATGAACGCAAACGCAATCCTAACCGATGAGATGACACTGGAAGAAAAACTGGCCGCTATCGACCAAGCGATGGCCAATGCCCAGGCACAGGCCAACGAAGAGGCCGCAGCGAACGGCCAGATGGCCGCACCGCTAGACCCAGCAAGTCTAACGATCTGTGATGGGTGTGAGTGA
- the nrdF gene encoding ribonucleotide-diphosphate reductase subunit beta (RAAC3_TM7_1_352) — protein MSGILGTGIQDGLLLKPVHYPWAMELYDQAVANTWFPNEIQLGQDLSDWKKMTDEERHALTYLMSYFNPNELLVNKALAFGVYPYVNAAECHLYLAKQMWEEANHCMSFEYVLETFPIDRDQAYAGHVEVDSMRIKEEFETKYIKRMTEDTLDITTTEGKKDFVRNLIAYNIILEGIWFYSGFMVALSFRQRNLMRNFGSLMDWIIRDESLHLKFGINLILTVLEENEDLQTEEFANEIKQMILDAVDMEEQYNKDLLPKGILGLNADYVNQYVKYLTDRRLEELGFEPHYKVSNPAKWMAAANDTLELVNFFESTNTSYEVNAGNSASAMKGGKSPSADRGENNPDESILDK, from the coding sequence ATGTCAGGAATATTAGGTACCGGTATCCAGGACGGGCTGCTCTTAAAGCCGGTTCATTACCCGTGGGCAATGGAACTCTACGATCAGGCGGTCGCTAATACGTGGTTTCCAAATGAGATTCAGCTCGGTCAGGATCTTTCCGACTGGAAAAAGATGACCGATGAGGAGCGCCATGCACTGACCTACCTCATGAGCTACTTCAACCCGAACGAGCTGCTGGTCAATAAAGCTTTGGCCTTTGGCGTCTACCCTTACGTCAATGCTGCTGAGTGTCATCTCTATCTTGCGAAACAGATGTGGGAAGAAGCCAATCACTGTATGAGCTTCGAGTACGTGCTCGAAACTTTCCCAATCGACCGCGACCAGGCCTACGCCGGCCATGTCGAAGTCGACAGCATGCGCATCAAGGAAGAGTTTGAGACAAAGTATATCAAGCGCATGACCGAAGACACGCTTGATATTACGACGACCGAGGGTAAAAAAGACTTTGTACGCAATCTCATCGCTTACAATATCATCCTTGAGGGTATCTGGTTCTACAGTGGCTTTATGGTGGCGCTTTCTTTCCGCCAGCGCAACCTGATGCGTAACTTCGGCAGCCTCATGGACTGGATTATTCGTGACGAGAGCCTCCACCTCAAGTTTGGCATCAACCTCATCCTGACTGTGCTGGAGGAAAACGAGGATCTACAGACCGAGGAGTTTGCAAATGAAATCAAGCAAATGATCCTCGACGCTGTCGATATGGAAGAGCAGTACAACAAAGACCTACTGCCAAAGGGTATCCTCGGCCTGAACGCTGACTACGTCAACCAGTACGTCAAGTATCTGACTGACCGCCGTCTCGAAGAACTTGGCTTTGAACCACACTACAAGGTATCAAACCCCGCTAAGTGGATGGCCGCTGCCAACGACACGCTCGAGCTGGTCAACTTCTTTGAAAGTACCAACACCAGCTACGAAGTGAATGCAGGTAACAGCGCTTCAGCGATGAAGGGCGGCAAAAGCCCTAGCGCCGATCGCGGTGAAAATAACCCCGACGAGAGCATTCTCGATAAATAA